The genomic stretch CCTCCGCGACCGCAAAGATCGACTTCAGCGCGCTCTGCATGTGGTCCTCGGCTACCGAGGCCTCCGCCGGACCCTGCGCCTGGAGCGTCTCGGCGCGCGCCTGTGTCACCGACTCGAAGACCTGCCGCTCGTGCGTGGCGTAGCCCTTCACCGAGTCGATCACGTTGGGGATGAGGTCGGCGCGCCGCTTCAGCTGGACGGTGATGTCGCTCCACGCCTCGTCTACTCGGACGTTGAGGGTGACCAGCGAGTTGTACGTCGCCCAGAGGTAGACCCCGAGGATGACGACGAGCGCGACGACGACGATGAGCGGGACGAGCCATTCCATGCGCTCCAGTGTAGGGAGCGCGCGGTGCCCGCCACCTGTCGATGAGGCGCATTCGCAGGGGCGGGGTCTGCCCTACTTGAGCGTTTTCTGCAGCAGCACCGTGCTGAGCCAGCGCTCGAACTTGAAGCCGACTCGACCCATCCGGCCGACCTCGACGAAACCGAACTGTGCGTGCATTGCGAGCGACGCCTCCGCCCCCTTGTCGGCGATGACGGCCATGATCTGCCGAATGCCGACCGCCTTGGCCCGCTCGAGCAGCTCGGTCATCAGCGCCCTGCCGAGACCCTTGCCCGTCGATGCCGCGCGCAGGTAGATCGAGTTCTCGACAGTGAAGCGGTAGGCGCGCTTGGACGACCACGGTGAGACCATCGCGTAGCCGAGGATCTGACCCGACGGCGAGACGGCGACGATGAAGGGCAACCCGAGCTTGTGATTGCGCGCGAACTTGGTGCGCCACTCCTTCAGCGTCGAGTCGTCCTCGTCGAAAGTGACCACCGTATTGCGGACGTAGTGGTTGTAGATCTCGCGGATGTCTGGCAGGTCGGCGTCCCGTGCCTCGCGGATCTCGAACGAGAAGCCCGGCTCGGGCGGGGGCGCCTTCCGCAGGTGCGGCGGCAAGACGCGCCTGCGCTCGTACTCTTCCTCAAGCATCCGTGTCCCCTTCGGCTCCGCCCAGTGATCCGAGCCAGCGTAGCGGCCCCGTCGCGGCCGAGCGGCTCATGTGAGAGCGCCCCACTCGACAGGCTCCGCGCCGCGCTCCACGAGCAACGCGTTCGCACGACTGAAGGGCCGCGAACCGAAAAAGCCGCGCGACGCCGACAGCGGGCTTGGATGCGCGCTCTCGATCACCCCGGCCTCTCCCAGGATCGGTCGCAGCGACGCAGCGTCGCGACCCCAGAGGATCGCGACGAGCGGCGTCTCCCGCGCGGCGAGGGTGCGGATGGCGTGTTCGGTGACCGCCTCCCAGCCCTTGCCGCGATGCGAGGCGGGAGCTCCGGGAGCGACGGTGAGCACGCGGTTGAGCAGCATCACTCCGCTCGAGGTCCAGCCGCTGAGGTCGCCGTGCGGAGGCGGTGTGACGCCGAGGTCGTCGCGTAGCTCGCGGTAGATGTTCTGCAGGCTTCTCGGCAGCGGGCGCACATGGCGCTCGACGGCGAAGGAGAGGCCGATCGGATGCCCCGGCGTGGGATACGGGTCCTGCCCGACGATCAGGACGCGCACGTCGGCGAGCGGCGCGGCGAAGGCGCGGAGGACGTCCCTACCCGCGGGGAGATAGGGCCGGCCGGCCGCGACCTCGGCGCGGAGGATGTCACCCATCGCGGCGATCTTCCCGGCGACGGGGGCGAGCGCGTCGGCCCAGCCCTCGTCGATCAGTCCCGCGGCGGCGAGTTCCTTCAGGTCCATCGAGTCAGCCCGCCGCAAGCGTCGCGACGACGACTCCGGCGTCGCTCCCGGTCACGCGCCACACCGATCCTGCGCCGCCCACCCGCAGTGTGCCGGTGCCCACGATCAGCACAGTGGACTCATCGAGCGCGACGCCACCGTCGACCAGGCCCGCCTCGACAGCGGCAACCAGGCGCCCGAGGGTGCCCCACTGCGCGGCGTGCACGTCGACCGAGACGTCGATCAAGCCGATGCCCTCGAGCACGGTCACCTCGTCGAGTTCCTCCGCCGCCGCCTCCGGGGCCACCGCGACTGCGCCGATCCGGTGCCCGCCGACGATCGCACGGTCCGCCGCGACCGCCGCTCCCGCCGAGCAGCCGGCATAGGGCACTCCAGAGGAGACGAGATCGCGCAGGCGCGGGAAGCAGTCTTCGAGCGCATCGCGGTAGGCGGGGGTGAGCCCTGCGCCGATGAAAATCCCGTCGACATCGTCGAGGACCGAGGGGTCGATCCGGTCGCCCTCGAGCTTCATGACGGCGAACGGGTCGAGCGGACCGACCGTCGCGAGCAGCGCCGCGTACCCCGAGTAGGCCTCCGGGCCGAGGCCGTCGTGGACGACGACGATGGCGATGCGCGGGCCCTCGATGCGACCGGCATCGACCGCGTGCGCGCGCGCCTCCGCCAGGAACGCTCCGTACAACTGCTGGTCGTGCTCGGCGCCGCCTCCGCCGCCGATCAGGTGGACGCTCACTCGTCGTCCTCGGCAAAGGCTCCGTCCACCGGAGGCAGAGCCGACCAGGGGAAGACGATCCAGCGCGGGGTGCGGCGCCAGAAGAAGTCGGGCTCGAGAACCGTGCGCGGCTTCGTGTATAGGGTGACGGTGCGCACCTCGGCGCCCATCGCACGAATGAGCTTCACCGAGAGGGCAAGGGTGTGGCCGGAGTCGGAGACGTCGTCAACCAGGAGGATGCGCTTGCCGTGCACCGACGCCTCATCCAGCACCGGCGGCAGCACCACGGGCTCCGTCAAACGCGCCTCGACACCGGTGTAGAACTCGACGTTCAGCGCCCCGCAACTCTTGATCCCGAGCGCATACGCCACGGCGCCCGCGAGCAGGAGTCCGCCGCGGGCGATGGCGACGACCAGCTCCGGGCGGTAGGCCGATGCCACCACGTCGTCGGCCAAGTGCCGTGCTGCATCACCGAACTCGAGCCAGCCGAGCACCTCCTTCTGCGTGGCGGCGAGGAGGGCGGCGGAGTCGTCGGCGTCGGAAACCATGAGCGATAGGCTAAGCCGTCGCGGGGCCTCGCGTCACATCGGTCAGGCGCGCGGTGCCAGGGGTCTCCTCGTCACCTTGTGCGCGGCCGCCTGGGCGACCGGCTTGATGGTCACCAGGTCGAGGTTGACGTGGGCGGGCAGTTCGACGGCGGAGACGATCGCGGCGGCGACGTCGGCGGCGACAAGGGGATCCGTCACGCCCGCGTAGAC from Rathayibacter rathayi encodes the following:
- a CDS encoding LemA family protein, whose product is MEWLVPLIVVVALVVILGVYLWATYNSLVTLNVRVDEAWSDITVQLKRRADLIPNVIDSVKGYATHERQVFESVTQARAETLQAQGPAEASVAEDHMQSALKSIFAVAEAYPQLQASQNFLQLQGELVDTEDKIQSARRFYNGGVREMNTKVKVFPNTLFSRRLGFSEREFFEVGDLAAISEPPRVQF
- a CDS encoding peptidase S51, producing the protein MSVHLIGGGGGAEHDQQLYGAFLAEARAHAVDAGRIEGPRIAIVVVHDGLGPEAYSGYAALLATVGPLDPFAVMKLEGDRIDPSVLDDVDGIFIGAGLTPAYRDALEDCFPRLRDLVSSGVPYAGCSAGAAVAADRAIVGGHRIGAVAVAPEAAAEELDEVTVLEGIGLIDVSVDVHAAQWGTLGRLVAAVEAGLVDGGVALDESTVLIVGTGTLRVGGAGSVWRVTGSDAGVVVATLAAG
- a CDS encoding phosphoribosyltransferase; translated protein: MVSDADDSAALLAATQKEVLGWLEFGDAARHLADDVVASAYRPELVVAIARGGLLLAGAVAYALGIKSCGALNVEFYTGVEARLTEPVVLPPVLDEASVHGKRILLVDDVSDSGHTLALSVKLIRAMGAEVRTVTLYTKPRTVLEPDFFWRRTPRWIVFPWSALPPVDGAFAEDDE
- a CDS encoding GNAT family N-acetyltransferase, whose product is MLEEEYERRRVLPPHLRKAPPPEPGFSFEIREARDADLPDIREIYNHYVRNTVVTFDEDDSTLKEWRTKFARNHKLGLPFIVAVSPSGQILGYAMVSPWSSKRAYRFTVENSIYLRAASTGKGLGRALMTELLERAKAVGIRQIMAVIADKGAEASLAMHAQFGFVEVGRMGRVGFKFERWLSTVLLQKTLK
- a CDS encoding uracil-DNA glycosylase gives rise to the protein MDLKELAAAGLIDEGWADALAPVAGKIAAMGDILRAEVAAGRPYLPAGRDVLRAFAAPLADVRVLIVGQDPYPTPGHPIGLSFAVERHVRPLPRSLQNIYRELRDDLGVTPPPHGDLSGWTSSGVMLLNRVLTVAPGAPASHRGKGWEAVTEHAIRTLAARETPLVAILWGRDAASLRPILGEAGVIESAHPSPLSASRGFFGSRPFSRANALLVERGAEPVEWGALT